In Thermosipho africanus Ob7, the genomic stretch AGGTACAAATGCCCCATGAACGGTAACGTATCCTTGAATTGCTGAGATTACTTCATCTTTATCATATAATGTCTCACCTGCTGCATCTCCCGGATATTCCTCAGATTTATAGTGAGCTGAAGCGTCAGTAATTAATATAATAATTTTTTGTGAAGAAGGTCTCCAAGAGGCATTATTCCATGCATACATTATTCCAGCATATGGATTTTCAGGAAAATCTGCCCCACCATATGCATATAGTTCATCTACAAAATTTTTTGCAGTATTTAGATCAGTTAAATCTTGCCATGGTTTTGTAATAGTTAAGTCTTTTGCAGGGGCTGCATCATCGTATGGTACTATTCCAACTCTAACATCAAGGCCACTAGCTTCCAATGTATCAATAAAGTTTTTTATGCTACTTTTTACTCCTTCTATAGCAGAACCCATACTACCAGTTGTATCCAGTACAATCATTATATCTATATTACTTCGTGTTTCTGATTCTTTAAAAACTAAAAATCCTTGTGCTTTACCATCTTCAAAAACTTTCAAATTTTCTTCAGTTAAATTCGATATTTCAGGAACACTAATTTTAACTCTTACATAGTCGGGAATTGAAATTGGAACCAAAAATGGTGTTTTATCGCTGGAAATATACACTTGTAAATCATTATACAAGCTTGGATCAGGTTTGGTTACCCCCTCTGGATCAGCAGGTATAATTTGTGGAAGTGTTGGAATATTTGTACAACTAAATAAAATTATCAAAAGTGATACAGAAATAGATATTATTAACAAAGATTTTTTCATTTTACTCACCTCCTTCTAAATTTTTAAAATGAAAGTCCTATTCCAAAGTTTACTGTGTATATTCCAGTGCTTAAAAATTGCGTGTTAAATGTAGTTATAGCCTCTAAAGAAAATGCAATGCCAGTTCCAGATTTTATTCCTACTTTTGCATGGAACACTTCTTGAGAGTAAAGACCTATTTCACCACTTTGAACATTTGCAATCAATATAGGTGCTGCTCCAGCATAGATTTTTGTGCCAAGCAAGTTCAAAACAAGTAATAAATATGGATCAATCTCGATTAATTGAATTTCTGAAAGATTAACATTTTCAAATGTATCGATTTCTGAACCCGCGAGCGGATAAAATACGTTTACTGAAAGCCCAAGTAAATTTTGGTAAGTTCCTAATTCTGCACCTAGAATGTATCTATTTTTACCACCTAGCTCTTTTCCACCACTTACTCCTAAAAAGAATGGAAAAACTGAAACTGCTAAACTAATAACTAAAACAATAAACAAAAGCTTTTTCATACTACTCACCTCCTTTAAATTGATAAATAAAATTAATTATATAATGGTAAAAATAGATAAAAAATTAAAAAACAATTTTTTCAAGTTCGGGAGAACACTTGGGTTGAAGGATTAATGTGGAGGCATTTGATGAACCCCCACCTTACCTTACTTTATTGGTAAGGTGGGAATAATTTTTAATTAATTTTGAATTCTATTTGGTTGGGGGATGCTTTTAGAACTTTAATATTTAAATTTCTAAATGAGGTTACTATACTTATAATTTCTTCGTTTGTTAAATTTGTATTTAGTGATAATATTCCAAAATTTTCCTCTTTTTCGATTAATTCTACTTTTCCAAATTTTTCTGATAAATAATCTTTCATAATTAATATGTATGTTGATTTTTCAAAATAAAATTTTAGATTTACTTTTCTTACTACATTAGATTTTTCTGCAGATGAGTAAGGCTTTTTTAGCTCCTCAATTAACTTGTTTATAAAATCAGAAAATTTTTCAGAATTTAGGACTTTTGATAAAGCGGCTTCTTTTGTAGCACCTGCTGCAACATCTTCAAAGTTTTCACTTTTTACTATTTGTCCCGTTAAGGTATTTATTATTTGAACATTTAAGAATAGTCTCATTGACCATATTTTGTATTCGCTAGAATACGCTTCACCATAATTTACTTTAATATTTATTACATATTTTGCAGCACTAAGGATTGCAAGTTTTGAGAGAATATTTGGATCTGAGTATTGTGCAAGTTTTCTTGAATATTCTTTTGATACTAAGTTTATGCTAGATTCTAAGAGTTTATTTTCAAAAATTGGTTCGATATATCCATATTGATCATTATTTACAACTATAACTGCATATCCAACTGGTTTTTGACTGATTATCTTGGTAACTAAATCTTTAAATTCATCTCTGTTGAAACTTACATTGATAACAATATTGTATGTTCCATTTTCGTATTTTTCATTTACAATTTCATATTTTAAGACTCCAAAAAGTGCATTAACTAAATCTTTATCAACTGGAATAGAAAGTAATAAATTAACATCTTGAGAAAATACAATTCCAATTGCTTTTTTTACAGCCATTGTTAGCGCTTCTTCAATTGCCGCATTTCGTTGGGGTGCTACACCTTGTGATGAGATTCTAATTATCTCTCCTACTTTTTGTGAAGAAACGCCAGCGCCTTCGCTGGTACCTGGTGAGTATCTTTCAAAAATGAGATTTCCAAGTGATACCTCTACTAAAATATCTTTATCTTTTACTATTCCACTTAAAGTGCCTTTTCCGTCTTTTATTGTTATAAACTCAGGAAATTCTGCGTTTTTAGCTTTTACGTTAAATGTATAATTTCCATTTATTTTTGGAGACAGCTCTACAAAGATATCTATTCTTTGACCTACTGAAACTGATTTTGGACCATTTAAAGTAATTTTTATATCTTTGACAAATGTTTTAGCCTTTTCCTTTAAAGGTTCTATTTTATCTTGTGGAAAATCAATGCATTGAGAATTTAATTTATCAATTGCTTCAAGTAACTTTAATGCATTTTCTACTGTCTTGATTTCTTTGTTTTCTAAATCATTGTAAAGTGCAATTATATCATTCCAGCTTTTTTTTATTTTAGAAACAGTTGAAATAAGCTCCGAAACCATATTAGCAGGAAGTTTATCTTTATTTTCTGAAATGAGTTTTTCATATTCAGAAACAATTTTTTGAGCTGAATATATCATCTTTCCTTCAAGTAATGATTGTCCTATCTTTATGGCAAAGTATGTTCTATATGCAAATAACGCAGTTTCTTTGTCAAGAAGTCCTAATACTTTTGTATAGTACTGGCCATTTATTAATCTTTTATCGATCAAAGTAAAATCAACACCAACTATTTCTATATCAGTTGTTGTGTTAACTATATTTTCAAGCTTTGTTTCAGCTTTTTCTTTTACTTGTTTATTTTCAATAATTTGTGTAAGGTTTTCTTTGAGAGTAGAATCGCTTTTTATTTCCACATAAATTTGCTCTGCTATTTTCCTTAGAGCATCTTTTTTTGCAATTTCTTCTGATTCAACATCGGTTTTTCCATATCCTTCTCCTACTGCTCCAATGAAGCCGTATGGAATAACAACATTGTTTGCTGGTGTTTTTGATTCACTACTTGTAGAGTTATTATCGCATGAAAATAGGAAAAATAGTA encodes the following:
- a CDS encoding vWA domain-containing protein; this translates as MKKSLLIISISVSLLIILFSCTNIPTLPQIIPADPEGVTKPDPSLYNDLQVYISSDKTPFLVPISIPDYVRVKISVPEISNLTEENLKVFEDGKAQGFLVFKESETRSNIDIMIVLDTTGSMGSAIEGVKSSIKNFIDTLEASGLDVRVGIVPYDDAAPAKDLTITKPWQDLTDLNTAKNFVDELYAYGGADFPENPYAGIMYAWNNASWRPSSQKIIILITDASAHYKSEEYPGDAAGETLYDKDEVISAIQGYVTVHGAFVPGWYSDSTTDYTSPDDPREIVQKTGGIIKYTDYSGNVDLTTLGILEYVQSSWIIAFESDSPSATHTIEVFIEKDARKGYGILEDISY
- a CDS encoding LPP20 family lipoprotein; the encoded protein is MKKILIVFISVLLFFLFSCDNNSTSSESKTPANNVVIPYGFIGAVGEGYGKTDVESEEIAKKDALRKIAEQIYVEIKSDSTLKENLTQIIENKQVKEKAETKLENIVNTTTDIEIVGVDFTLIDKRLINGQYYTKVLGLLDKETALFAYRTYFAIKIGQSLLEGKMIYSAQKIVSEYEKLISENKDKLPANMVSELISTVSKIKKSWNDIIALYNDLENKEIKTVENALKLLEAIDKLNSQCIDFPQDKIEPLKEKAKTFVKDIKITLNGPKSVSVGQRIDIFVELSPKINGNYTFNVKAKNAEFPEFITIKDGKGTLSGIVKDKDILVEVSLGNLIFERYSPGTSEGAGVSSQKVGEIIRISSQGVAPQRNAAIEEALTMAVKKAIGIVFSQDVNLLLSIPVDKDLVNALFGVLKYEIVNEKYENGTYNIVINVSFNRDEFKDLVTKIISQKPVGYAVIVVNNDQYGYIEPIFENKLLESSINLVSKEYSRKLAQYSDPNILSKLAILSAAKYVINIKVNYGEAYSSEYKIWSMRLFLNVQIINTLTGQIVKSENFEDVAAGATKEAALSKVLNSEKFSDFINKLIEELKKPYSSAEKSNVVRKVNLKFYFEKSTYILIMKDYLSEKFGKVELIEKEENFGILSLNTNLTNEEIISIVTSFRNLNIKVLKASPNQIEFKIN